The nucleotide window ATAGGCTGCCCCTCACCAAGATTGCTCTCTACTCcactgctctgctcagctgaATATATGTTCTGTCCGCAGCAGAGACCCATGCTGGGCTCTCAATATAGTCCCTTCTTCTTAAGGAGACCAGTAAATCAGTCATTGGCTTTCCAATTCCCTCTACCTCATGTGGAACCATGATTCATCATGATTATGGATAAAATGCATTACAACGGCTAATTTCCCTTTCTTGTCTGCAGTACCTTGGTCAGTACCCCGATGGGAGGGCTTTGGAatatctgatttctttctttttttttttttaagattttatttatttattcatgagagacacacacagagagagagagagagagagagagagaggcagagacacaggcagagggagaagcaggctccatgcagggagcctgatgtgggactcgatcccaggtctccaggatcaggccttgggctgaaggcagcactaaaccgctgtgccacctgggctgcccggaatATCTGATTTCTGATACGCTTTCCAACACAACATCATCTTAGTCCATTAGACCCTCTTCACAGCTAAGGAggtaaaaatgggcaaatgaccaAGGGATCGTTCCTCCCAGCTTATATTGTGTTACTCAGAAATTATAGACATGATAGAAATTGTGACCTGACACACAGCAAGTACACTGGATTGTTGATAGCATCCTGCAGAATATGCTGTGATAGTATATGCCTACTCTCTTAGGTAGATTAAATATATTTCGCCTCATCCATATGGGTTGAGAGGATGGGAGTTGGCCGTCTGCTTTCCAGTGTTAGAAAAGCAAGACATTCTACCAATTTAGAGGACATGTGTGCCTAGTGGCTAATCCAGttccttgtattttttctttagatcATCTTCTTCATAGATGTGCTTTTTCATGGCATCTTCCTTGGAAGTTCCTTTCAGCTCATTCTGGGCATCCCACTTGGCCTTGCCTTTGAGGTCCAACACTCCAAGCCATTCTACATTTATGGTATATAGACTCACTTGCTTGTCCCCATGAGGACAGGATCAGAATTATCAAAAGGgaaattttcaaaagtaaactTGGTCAGCCCTTCTGCCCAGCTGTTCTTCCAGCCGGGTCGATAAACACCAGGGCATGTCCAATGTGAATTCCCAGCACAGATGCCCACACATCTGTAGATCTATGCTCAAGGATGTAGGATCTGAGTCACTATCTAAAATGAtataatgagggatccctgggtggcgcagcggtttggcgcctgcctttggcccagggcgtgatcctggagacccgggatcgaaacccacgtcgggctcccggtgcatggagcctgcttctccctctgcctgtgtctctgcctctctctctctcactgtgtgcctatcataaataaataaaaattaaaaaaaaaaataaaataaaataaaatgatataatgatTAAGATCTTTGAATTTAAGTTCATTTTCCAAACACCTTCAGGATGGTTGGAAAACTAGACAACACTAAAAGAAAAGGGTGTAGGAATTAATGTCAAGGTTTGTTCTTCTATTTCACTGTCAAAAAATAACCACGCATGGATCTTTGAATCTCCCAAGTGCCTCCTGAATGTTTAGGATCTGGAACAACATAATTCGTGAAACTGTAACAAATCCTGGTATTTTGGGAGCTATAATATTCACATGGTGacagagaatgaatgaatttatatgtgtgtattatttCAATCAGGAAGGGACTGCTTGTTTTTGACTTCTAAAGATCTCGCTCTCTCTCTAGCCTCCTAAAAGACACAAATAGGAACTACCAGTCCTCTCACCTCTCAGGAGAATAACAGTGGTGGGGTTCTTCATGACTCTGTAGGGAGCATGCTGATACAAGGGAGACCTACTGTCTCGTCCCCTATACACAGCTCTCCTGGCAATTGGGAAGGTATTTTGTGGAGATGATAAATTAATAAAGACTTCTCTTAAAGGCAACTTGAGGAGCAAAGATCCTTCCTTGGCAGTTCTCAGACGAGCAACAAGGCTTCTAGCACCATCAGTAAATTCATCCACGCTAGATATGTTTGCCTTTTCTGCGTGAAGATTTATTGGGGTCTTTATACAACAATCATCTCTAGACACACAGGTTTCCTATTTGCTTTTGTGAGTCCTGGTCAAATATATTTTGACATCATGTTTGTTTCCTGTTAGGTTTTACAATTTAATATTATGTAAGGTACGTTGTTATTAATACATAAAGTTTATTCATTGATAGGTTAATAGAATATTCTGAGTAAAATGTTATTAACCTATCAATATATTAATACAACCAATGTATTAATGGCTATTTTTGACTGGTAGCTATTTTTAAGGTAAAGAGCTAAGTATGTGCAGGGGACTCTCTGGTAAATACTTAATATTAAACAGTAAAACATCACTCCTTTATTAAAAAACTAGATTCAAAGTGTCATTCATAGAGGgaagtcaaatatataaataaatacgtAAGGAAGACTCTCCAGAGTTATTGAATAAGTGTACGAATGCTTATCTATTTATTACGTGCAATAGTATGAGGACAGAGTGCCAGCAATGACTATGAGCTTGGAGTTCCTATCATGATAGttccccccctctccccccggCAGAGCGGTGGTAGGTATATTATAGGAAATCAGcaaatattctaaattatttttaacatcctGTGCATGACACTTATTATTGGAGTGGTAATAAGAGGGTTTTAGTGCAAATGGGATCATTTTTAAGCAGGCTTATTATTTTGTAGCCATTTAAGTTAAGGATTTATTGCTCATCCTTGCTGTCTCCAAGATGATCTTACATGAAGGATGGGaataaattttaagtgaaaagggCAATATCATGGTTGTACTTACATTTTAATTGTGGAATCATAAAGTAAGAAAGATGATTTAGTTCAATCTCAAGGATTTCAGAGACTCCTTCTGCATTATCCTTCACGGTAGCTACTGTCACCTGCAGAGGTGGGTATTTCTGGAGTATTTATCAATATTGAGTCAAAATAAAAGTTACTgattctggggttttttttttgtttaaataaatgatagtatAAATCTATTCAGTCGTTCATGTAAATGCTCATCTAAATATTGTGGAAACCTAATAAGGTGATATTTTAGGCTAAAGATAAGTCTTTATACTTGATCAAGAGGCGATTTCATGAGATATTAGTTGTGGAGGTGACAGTACATGCAAGATTGGAAACTGTGTTTAAACAAGCAGATGAGAGGTTAATGGCTAATGGTGAATATGGTCAATGGTATATCTAACCTTAGCATATTCTATCGTTAATGATTCCTTCCAACTCAAGATTACACTTGTTGTATTTTAAGGACTTGGGCACTTGGGTGTATCAGTTAGGAgtcattatatttgaaaaaaaaaaacaataattctgACTAATATAAGCAAAGAAAGGcagaatttatttgaagaacaTAGAGTAGCTCACTGAATGAAACAAAAGCCATGTATTTGATTAACATGTGACAAAATTTTAACTTTGAACATTTAGCCTCTGCCAAaaacattaacaacaacaaaggaaatatgtatgtgtgtatatctatttttaaatttacttcagGGCTATTGAAGTCTTTATACATtcattaaaatacacaaaaatttagTGAAAGTATTTCTGAAAACTGTCCTATAAAAAGGTTTCAAATAAGttaacatgaatttatttttaaagattttttaaaaatcacaaacatTAACTCAGTTTATTCTGTCCTAGGAAAATGGGAGACAATATGACATATATCACAGAGTTCACCCTACTGGGATTTCCTCTTGGCCCAAGGATTCAGATGGTTCTCTTTGGGCTCTTCACCCTGTTCTATGCCTTCACCCTGCTGGGGAATGGGCTCATCCTGGGGCTCATCTCACTGGACCCCAGACtgcacacccccatgtacttcttcctctcccacctggCCATCGTCGACATAGCCTATGCCTGCAACACGGTGCCCCAGATGCTGGTGAACCTCCTGAGGCCAGACAAGCCCATCTCCTTTGCTGGCTGCCTGACGCAGACCTTTCTCTTTCTGACCTTTGCTGTCACAGAATGTCTTCTCCTGGTGGTGATGTCCTATGACCGGTATGTGGCCATTTGCCACCCCCTCCGCTATTCTGTGATCATGAGCTGGAGAGTCTGCATCACCCTGGTGCTGACTTCTTGGACCATTGGAGTCCTTCTGTCTTTGGTTCATCTCATGTTACTTCTCCCCTTACCCTTCTGTAGATTCCAGAAAATCAATCACTTTTTCTGTGAAATCATGGCTGTTCTCAAACTTGTCTGTGCAGATACCCACATCAATGAGATTATGGTATTGGCTGGAGCAATTTCTGTGCTAGTGGGACCCTTCTCCTCAATTGTAATCTCCTATATGTGCATTTTCTGTGCCATCCTTAGAATCCAGTCTGGAGAAGGTCAAAGAaaagccttctccacctgctcATCTCATCTCTGTGTGGTTGGACTCTTTTACGGCACAGCCATCATAATGTATGTTGGGCCCAGATATGGGAACCCCAAGGAGCAGAAGAAATACCTGCTCCTGTTTCACAGCCTTTTCAACCCCATGCTCAACCCCCTTATCTATAGTCTTAGGAACTTAGAAGTGAAAAATGCCTTGAAGAGAGTGCTGGGAATACAGAGAGCTTTATGAAAAGATTTATGGCATCAGGATTGATAGTGACCTAGGAAGATATTATCTCAAGAGGTTCCAACCCCAACTTAGCATGAGAATTATCTGAGCCaacataaaaataagatgaaaacagagatggaggcaaaccataagagactcttaacactAGGAGACAAACAgatggttgctggaggggaggtgggggatggtgaactgggtgatgggcagtaaggagggcaattgatgtaatgagcactgggtgttatatgcaactgatgaatcactaaattatacccctgaaactaataatatactatatgttaactaaattgaatttaaataaaaaaaaattttagggatccctgggtggcgcagtggtttggtgcctgcctttggcccagggcgcgatcctggagacccaggattgaatcccacgtcgggctcccagtgcatggagcctgcttctccctctgcctgtgtctctgcctctctctctgtgactatcataaataaataaaaatttaaaaaaaatttaaaaatagaaccatctTCTGCACCACCACTTAGACCACTAATTCAGTAGATGTGGAATGTATCCCAGAGATCTGTATCTTCAAATATTACCAATAGCAAATTGTGATGTAGCTGGTCCATGAACCATGATTTGGAAGCTGAAGATCTAGAACAATACCCTTTATAATCTCTTCATCAAGCAGTGGTCTAGCCTCATGCCTCTCCAAATGTTTTTCTCAAAACACTAGCTCCTCAAgaaggctttaaaaataaattatatggtcaagTAAGTTTGAACATTATTGCATATTAGATGCCTTACTTTAGAGCTCACAATTCATATTAGCATAGTgaaaattgtaaaaatatctgtagtaaagatttttattccaatttttaacTAATGTTTTCCAAATTAATTTGATCACATGAGAATTCTTTCATAACACTATCAGTTTCTTGGAACAGGAAATCTTTATCTTGATGGACTCATTGTAAGTACTTCCTATAACACCTTCTAgagcaaaattattattttttttttcctgcaagggGAGCCTCTAAAGAGGATGTAGGTCTAAATACATATCCTGATTCAGCCTGTGAGAATGTGTGCTCTCTTTGGGTAAAGAAAGTGAGGGTCACTgtctctccaggatcacattatTTCCAGGTCATCTGGAGATAATGAATCCAACCCTCCGCTTCATCTTGGGTCAGCATTCCTAGATATATTTCATGGATGACTTTATTCAATTTCACAATCTTCTAAATCTGAGATTTTTAGAAAAGTATACATTTCCCTATTTACCCActacactcattttttttttttctctccttggtTTTAAAGATAAAACCAAGTTTCTCACAGAAATCTGGGAGGCTTTGCAAAAGCCACCACCTACATAGTATATAAGCTTTAAAAAGATTTCTCCATTGTTGTGTTTAGAAAATAGAGGTATGGGAGAAGTTCTATAAGAGAATGTTTACAGGGAAGGTACACAGTGAATGatgcataaaaaagaaatgaataaaggatAGAATGCCCAAGGGGCTGGTTGATCCTTTGAAggttaaaaaggaaacaataaagaaagTGCGTGATTTATCATATATTGGTTATTTCTAAAATGAGCAGATCCCAAATGATAGCTTCATACCCAAGAAGTTCCTGGTACTTTATATGGAATGCCATGTGCACTACTgtaatctcaaaagaaaaagggTTAGGTGAGTTTTTTGTGCAGTTGCAAAGTTGAAAGCAAAAAACTCAAAACACTCTACATTCTTTGGTGGCTAAATACACAGAcgaaattttgataattttattacttttacaatgtataattttttaaaagattttgttaggagggagagaagagcagaagggaagggcagagagagagaaaagcaggctcccctctgagcagggagcctgacttgggttttgatcccaggaccccagggatcatgacctgagccagaagtagatgcttaaccaactaagccatgcaggtgccctccATTGTACAATTTTATCACTCAGTTCTTTTTCTACTGCTAGAGGAAAATGACACTTTTTACAGGGCCTACAGTAAATTCATACCTTTTacaaattgtaattttaaattttatttggggTTATAGTTAAGGCTCAAGTACTTGAAAAGCCATTAAACTTGAAGATAAGGCTTTTAAGCAGTTATAGGAGCGTTTTGATTATAAACACTGAAGTAAATTGAAGAAATAAGTTCTATCCAGGTTTAGTGGAGTTAAATACTCCTAAACAATTAGGACTATGGGGGATTAAGAGAAACTACTTAATTGCATCAAAGTATTTTTATGTTACTGAACAAATATTTCAATGAGGAGATCAATGTTCTTGTTTATGAGGTTAATGTTTAGTCCTTAATAGATTTAGTCCTTAATAACCATACTAACTCCTCTTGGTTAACCATTTCTATGGCAATCCTGATGATCAGACTAGAGAGTCATAATTTTAGCATCAGTGTTTATCTTGTGTGGGGTTTCTTCATAGGGAGATTATGGGCACAAAGGAACACATGGACAATCCTCAGTGATTCAGTGGATTCCAGAAAAAGTCAAATCaacttctcttgaaaaaaaaccTTAGGGGCTTAAGGCCTGGTCATCAGTTTGGTAGGTCCATAAACTAGTTTTCTATTAATTAACCTGGAATTGGTCAAAATGGTCGAAACTTAATAACCCTCACAAAACTCACAAGATAATAATGGTTAACCTAGATGACAATATCAACTTTTAtaatgaaggatttttttcccccagggaaAGGAGTGCCTGTACTCATTATTCAAGATAGcccaattttcttttccaaactctgaagaatgaattaaaaaaaaaaaggctcaaagaAACTAGAATCAGAGCAAATGGAATTGAATAATATTGAAGGTATTTCTTCCAAACTGCAGAAAAATTTCCCCCAGTGGGTTACAATTCTTATAATGAACCTAGATGTCTACAACTGAAGTTTCTATACTTTGgatataaaaaacataataagGATAAACTCtaataaattctctttatttttccagttttcaagATTCCAAATAAAACATTGAtaataacatttgttattttccatcAATTATCTGTTATGATTTCCTGAAGATATGTTCATCCTTGACTCAGATACTTCATCAATGAAAAGCCAACATTTTGCAAACCGATTATTGAAGCAATTTATTTTGGGAAGTATTTAAATGATCAGTGTATTGATTTATATTCTACTTCCAAATGGATATTATGTACAAATTCTGGTGGATCTTGCTATAACCACAAGTTATAAATGCAGGCTGAAATCAGTGTTTATAGAAAATGCCCAATGCTGgcagataatataaatatttgtgagtATATTTATTGCATTTAAGGGTTAACTATGTTAtatgttattttcctttctaaacaTTTATCTTTCATATATGTTTAcgttttattctgaaatttttttgaattttttttttttttttaagtaagctctatatccaacattgggcttgaactcatgacccgaaATTGAAGCTCACATGCtctatagactgagccagccaggtccccctACTCTGATCACTTTTAGAAGTTGTCCACAAGTTAAAGCAATGCTACCTAGATATGCAATGGAAAACATGAAATTTTGAGATGATGCATTTCCCAAAGTTAAGATTTGTCTGGTAccgaaaatatttgtatttcattttcttattgtcttCAGAGTTTCTACTTTTTATGACTGATGGTCATATATTGATAAACTAGAGAACTATATCTTATTGTTTTCAAGATTTCAGTTTGCTACTATTTCTTTTGTATTAAGGTCCTAAATTTCCACACTTTCTGCAAGTCAcctgaaaaacacacacacaaaaggtccCAATATTTATGGATTGCCTAGTGTGCACTGGGCTTTTCACACAAGATCAGGAGGCATTTTTGGTGTCTCTGAATGTGTGTTTCTTCTCATAGTGGGTATGTAGAGTAGGAGCACAGCTGGACACATTTTCCAAACTTGATAATTTTCCCCAAGTTTTCATTATAACCCATCAAGACAGGAATCACACTGTAATGAACTAGTTTGTAGtttgtaattattttgtaatCACATGATAAGAGATTTCCCAAATACCATTTTGGCCTCCTTACATCCAGTGTAAGAAAACAGtggaatacaaataaatatgacaaCATTATAGGTAGGAAATGTTCTCCCAATCCCAGAAGAGGCAGGAAGCTTTGCAGGGAAGCTACCTTAGAGAGggttctctcccctcccctgaggGATGGATGGGACCTAGAATCTCCTCACTTCAGAATAGTTAGAAAACTTGGAAGACTTCCAAGGTTGACCTACTTGGGTGGCTGGTACCCTAGAAAACCCCTCCGCAGGCATGTTGTAATAAGCCCCACTGGGACACCTTGGCTCTCCTTGGACTCCCCATTCTGCTTCCTGCCTCCAGCACCTTGCCTCCACACCTTGAGCTGTTGCTTGGCATCAGCTGATTTTCAGGGTCCTTTCTTCTCACCTCTGCTGCTACACAAGGGGCCCAGACTACAGTGGGGGAGAAGCTGAAGGACAGAGGGGAATGCCGGGAGCTTCTTCACCATGACACTGGTTCTGCTTCCTTAGAGGTTCCCCTGAAGTGTCTGCAGGTTTGGGAATTAGGGCAGTGCTGGGATTCATGAGATCCAAATCATGCTGAGTATTCAGGGACTGTAATGACTGATGTTGCCTCAGAGGCGTGCTCTGGGGCTGGCTGTGTTTTCTCATCACGGGTCCTGCTTGGGGatgagggcagaaagagagaagtgcTTTGTGTCTCCTTCCCAGCGGAGGTGGGTGTGCAGTGCATGTCACAGCCCACCTGTCCAGTGAGCCCTTGGGTGCTGCCAACTTGGCTGAGGCCATCAGAGGATAAAAGCTCTTTTCTGGGGATTTGGCCCCATTTTCCATCAGGCACAAAAGTGAGGGTTGTGCAGCTCCCACAGAAGCTCCCAGAGAGCAGGATCCTGCCCAACTTCCAGGTACTTTTCCCTTCTGAGGTCCCTAAGTCCAAATGTGGGAGCAAACCTGGTtaccttattttactttatcGTTAATTCCTGTTAGGGGGTAGCATCTACCCTTTTGTGGACTATCACTGTGTCTGCTAATCTTTATTTAAGTgttggaaagagaaatgaatattcTTTGTTAATGTTAAACATATATACTCACTATTCACGTTCTGTATGAATAGTTTCATTAGATATTGAATAtctaatgaaaattatatatacattttatagataaataatataaaagtgtTTAGGCTTTGGtcgatttgtttttgtttttgtttttttttaaatttttatttatttatgatagtcacacacacaaagagagagagagagagaggcagagacacaggcagagggagaagcaggctccatgcaccgggagcccgacgtgggattcgatcccgggtctccaagatcacgccccgggccaaaggcaggtgctaaaccactgcgccacccagggatccccaatttgttTCATTGGTGGAGCAATTTCCATGTGATAGACAATTACCTGAAAAAGATGacactaatgaaaaaaataagaaatttctgtGCCATGGATTTACATAGAACATAaggaggggttcctgggtggctcagtcagttaagtgcctgactcttgatttcagctcaggtcatgagattgagccctgtgttgggctctgaggTAGGCATGGAGCAGGCTTAAGATTcaatctctctcttccccactcatgctttctttttctttctctatctgtccaaaatggttggatggatggatggatggatggatggatggatggatagaggatggatggttggatagataaatagaatatatGGAATAATCCTCCTAGCCAAAGAAAATTACAGTAGGgtatattacaaaatgatgttAAATCAGGAAAATTAGCATGTTAggttattatataaattatgcaTTTACTTACTGTTAACATAGGAACAGTTCATACTAAGTCTATGAGATACTTGTTGTAATGGAATAGGAAACCAAATCGATACTAGATCTATGTCATATGCTTGTCTTCTATTAAGCTTAGCAATGAGGACAACTGGAATGTATTCAATTAATATGTGTGAATGTTAGATTTTTCATAGCTTGGAAGATTAGTTTTTGTAGTGGGCGTGGGAAAAGTATAGAAAGGGGATCAAGGTATTAGGTGCTGGTGTGTGAGGTTGGGGCAGGATGGCATactcaaaaatactttaaattttcttttttataggatttttatgcttaatatgtgctgttttatttatccctgctctttctcctgaagcacatttttataagaaaatcttCACAAAGCTCAGTACCATTGACCTGCTTCACTATGTGCTTCTACAGTGACCGGTACATAGGAAGCACTCAATAGCATGATCAACTATTAACCTTTAAAAGATTGTCAGATAGGCTATAATTACATGGAACTGACACTCAGCTCTTTATGGTCCACAATAGTTCGTACATCCAGAAAAGTTACATCCTACCAACCCTTATCCCATAAGACAAGTTGGAAAAGTcttggctcataacaatgtaaacAATAAGATGAATTAGTTTTCAATTTTTCCTTGCTACTTGCAGGTAAGCAGCCCTACAGTTCAGCTGAGCTATGGAATCACAATAGGTGATTATTTTAGGAATTGTGCTTCACCCAAGTCcgctactttttaaaatttttatttaaattcaattcattaacatatagtatattattaggttcaaaggtagaggtcagtgatttatctcttgcatataacatccagtgctcattccatcacccagttaccccatcctgtcacccccccttcctgcccccctagcaatcctcagtttgttttctatagttaagaatctcttatggtttgtctccctctgtgatttcgtcttattttacttttctttcccttcccctgtgatcctgctttgtttcttaaattccacatatgagtgaaatcataattgtctttctctgattgacttatttcacttagcataaaaccctccatccatgtcattgcaaatggtaagatttcttttctgatagtggagtaatatatatatatacacacaccctcGACATCTTCTTTGTCCAGTCATCTGTTGATGGGACATCTGTGCTCTTTTCATAGTTAGCCGTTATGGGCATCCACTACTTTAGAAGAGAACTTGCTAGCTCTTCAcccttcaagatttattttttaaaacataggttTCTATGTTCTGATGTTTATATACAAAATGATTTTCTTCTTAGGTGTTTTAGAACTTGAGTTTTGCCTGATTATTTATTAACCAGACAACAATTTACCACTTTCAAAATCCTgaaattatgcatatatatatatatatatatatatatacacacacacacacacacacacacacacacacatcactgtGCCCAAAGGTGACATTTGGACCTGGAACACATTACAGTGTTGAGCCACATCCCCTTAACTCTCATCAGCCCAGAAAAGATTTAATCTGTTTGCATTTGATTTGATTGCTTTTACCTGATACATGTCATTAAGTaccaaataaaataaggaaaaatagataaaagtgtATTGAAAATGTAACTGTTTAAA belongs to Canis lupus baileyi chromosome 15, mCanLup2.hap1, whole genome shotgun sequence and includes:
- the OR2A7 gene encoding olfactory receptor 2A7 — translated: MGDNMTYITEFTLLGFPLGPRIQMVLFGLFTLFYAFTLLGNGLILGLISLDPRLHTPMYFFLSHLAIVDIAYACNTVPQMLVNLLRPDKPISFAGCLTQTFLFLTFAVTECLLLVVMSYDRYVAICHPLRYSVIMSWRVCITLVLTSWTIGVLLSLVHLMLLLPLPFCRFQKINHFFCEIMAVLKLVCADTHINEIMVLAGAISVLVGPFSSIVISYMCIFCAILRIQSGEGQRKAFSTCSSHLCVVGLFYGTAIIMYVGPRYGNPKEQKKYLLLFHSLFNPMLNPLIYSLRNLEVKNALKRVLGIQRAL